Proteins encoded together in one Felis catus isolate Fca126 chromosome B3, F.catus_Fca126_mat1.0, whole genome shotgun sequence window:
- the BATF gene encoding basic leucine zipper transcriptional factor ATF-like: MPHSSDSSDSSFSRSPPPGKQDSSDDVRKVQRREKNRIAAQKSRQRQTQKADTLHLESEDLEKQNAALRKEIKQLTEEMKYFTSVLSSHEPLCSVLAASTPSPPDVVYSAHAFHQPHVSSPRFQP, translated from the exons ATGCCTCACAGCTCGGACAGCAGCGACTCCAGCTTCAGCCGCTCTCCTCCCCCGGGCAAGCAG GACTCATCTGACGATGTGAGAAAagttcagagaagggagaaaaatcgCATTGCTGCCCAGAAGAGccgacagaggcagacacagaaggcTGACACCTTGCACTTG GAGAGTGAAGACCTGGAGAAACAGAACGCGGCTCTGCGCAAGGAGATCAAGCAGCTCACGGAAGAGATGAAGTATTTCACGTCGGTGCTAAGCAGCCACGAGCCCCTGTGCTCGGTGCTGGCGGCCAGCACGCCCTCGCCCCCCGACGTGGTATACAGCGCCCATGCCTTCCACCAGCCTCACGTCAGCTCGCCTCGCTTCCAGCCCTGA